The Hydrogenobacter thermophilus TK-6 genome window below encodes:
- a CDS encoding HAMP domain-containing sensor histidine kinase: protein MSVKLKLLLFFLSAYVVSMLSITLFTLATVRELLLNYTYDYMEYQIKPAVEFYKNLHANPARYIDLLASDVVSREMASIVIDKEGKVKHKEPFLDGEDPQITPEDIRFFLQNRKGILKEYTFIVKNIGDYKLVLLGKMEKIEGIQRTLVIFITLFTSFISLLIALVLMIFIRRMLRPLGYLTSISMEVYRGNMNVHVEKSNSRDEFGVLQNAYRDMLIKLQKTFDWQRDFIAAMAHELKTPLTYIKGQLDLISIGVYSNETKLKEVIKKMSTQVGKMERLINHLVLLMRLESGMPLRLSPVSLNEIFVEIDEEYEFIKQTHNFRVEYLGEDVKVHANKDYLKIALGNLIENSYKYTPEGGTVKLYYANGCIVVEDSGRGIKDTQKVFERFYREAQDKEGFGLGLTIVKAIADAHHFDVHIDSKVGYGTKVSLCTKSGYIY from the coding sequence ATGTCAGTTAAGCTAAAGCTTCTCCTCTTTTTCTTAAGCGCCTATGTGGTGAGTATGCTGAGCATAACCCTCTTTACCCTAGCTACCGTTAGGGAGCTTCTTCTCAATTACACTTACGATTATATGGAGTATCAGATAAAACCCGCTGTAGAGTTTTATAAGAATCTGCATGCCAATCCTGCACGATACATAGACCTTCTTGCTTCGGATGTGGTTTCCAGAGAGATGGCAAGCATAGTAATAGACAAAGAAGGTAAGGTAAAGCACAAGGAACCTTTTCTGGACGGTGAAGACCCACAGATAACGCCTGAGGATATAAGATTTTTTCTGCAAAACAGAAAGGGCATTTTGAAGGAGTACACCTTTATAGTTAAGAATATAGGCGATTATAAGTTAGTTCTTTTGGGGAAGATGGAGAAGATAGAGGGTATTCAGAGGACTTTGGTAATTTTTATAACACTTTTTACCTCCTTTATATCCCTGCTCATAGCTTTAGTTCTCATGATCTTCATAAGGCGGATGCTAAGACCGTTGGGGTATCTGACCAGCATTTCAATGGAAGTATACAGGGGAAATATGAATGTTCATGTGGAGAAAAGCAACAGTAGGGACGAATTTGGGGTTCTTCAAAATGCTTACAGGGATATGCTCATAAAACTTCAAAAAACCTTTGACTGGCAGAGGGATTTTATAGCAGCTATGGCGCACGAGCTAAAAACTCCTCTCACTTACATAAAGGGACAGCTTGATTTGATAAGTATTGGTGTTTATAGTAATGAAACCAAACTCAAGGAGGTCATTAAGAAAATGTCAACGCAGGTGGGCAAAATGGAGAGACTCATAAACCATCTGGTGCTTCTTATGAGGCTCGAATCGGGTATGCCTCTTAGACTTTCACCTGTTAGCCTAAATGAGATATTTGTGGAAATAGACGAAGAGTACGAGTTTATAAAACAAACCCATAACTTTAGAGTGGAGTATCTGGGAGAGGATGTTAAAGTGCACGCCAATAAAGATTATCTAAAAATAGCTCTGGGAAACCTCATAGAAAATAGTTACAAATACACGCCAGAGGGAGGCACTGTTAAACTTTACTACGCCAATGGATGTATAGTAGTGGAGGACAGTGGAAGGGGTATAAAGGACACTCAAAAGGTCTTTGAAAGATTTTACAGGGAAGCGCAGGATAAGGAAGGTTTTGGGCTTGGACTTACCATAGTGAAAGCTATAGCTGATGCTCATCACTTTGATGTGCATATTGATAGTAAAGTGGGATACGGTACAAAGGTAAGCTTATGCACTAAATCGGGATATATTTATTAG
- a CDS encoding tetratricopeptide repeat protein has translation MMEKDYRGPFSRMGEGLLEKYIEDLKKELEGKPDDPDLNFKLGVAYARLKKIEEARQIYKKLKDINPALAKELLDVIYEV, from the coding sequence ATGATGGAAAAGGATTACAGAGGACCCTTCAGCAGGATGGGAGAAGGTTTGCTGGAAAAGTACATAGAGGACCTCAAAAAGGAGCTGGAAGGAAAGCCAGATGATCCTGACCTTAACTTCAAGCTTGGCGTAGCTTACGCAAGGCTAAAAAAGATAGAAGAAGCACGCCAAATATACAAAAAACTCAAGGACATAAATCCTGCTCTTGCCAAAGAGCTGCTGGATGTTATATACGAAGTGTAA
- a CDS encoding DUF29 family protein, protein MDWENLLEEMEDMARRDLDTCISQLARILEHLYKWDNFRSKEKQI, encoded by the coding sequence GTGGACTGGGAGAACCTGTTGGAGGAGATGGAGGACATGGCAAGGAGAGACCTTGATACTTGTATAAGCCAGCTTGCGAGAATTTTGGAACACCTATACAAGTGGGATAACTTCAGGAGTAAGGAGAAACAGATATAA
- a CDS encoding Fur family transcriptional regulator: MVKDMDAKLERFIDKCKSMGLKITPQRVAVYEVLLNREDHPTVEEVYNEVKKRYPFVSLATVYRTVETLEELGFVKRVAYWGGSVRYDANTEDHHHLICTRCGAIKDIQLNINWYPPQYIEGYRVEKYALHIYGVCPECQKRES, translated from the coding sequence ATGGTTAAGGATATGGATGCCAAACTTGAGAGGTTTATAGATAAGTGTAAAAGTATGGGACTCAAAATCACACCCCAGAGGGTGGCGGTTTATGAGGTGCTTCTGAATAGAGAGGACCACCCTACGGTAGAGGAAGTTTATAACGAGGTAAAGAAGAGGTATCCCTTTGTATCCCTCGCCACCGTTTACAGAACGGTGGAAACTCTTGAAGAACTCGGCTTTGTCAAGAGAGTAGCCTATTGGGGAGGTTCTGTAAGGTACGATGCCAACACGGAAGACCACCACCATCTTATATGCACCAGATGTGGAGCCATAAAGGACATCCAGCTAAACATAAACTGGTATCCTCCTCAATACATAGAAGGATACAGGGTTGAAAAGTATGCCCTCCACATTTATGGGGTGTGTCCCGAATGTCAGAAGAGAGAGAGCTAA
- a CDS encoding 4a-hydroxytetrahydrobiopterin dehydratase produces the protein MSEERELNTFSPSEVIDIISRELPNWHYQEGFIIREFFTKNWKETVFLANAIAYLAEAYWHHPDLELSFKRLKVKLQTHEVGGITQKDFTLAKEIERIASIKPI, from the coding sequence ATGTCAGAAGAGAGAGAGCTAAACACCTTCTCGCCATCTGAGGTTATAGATATCATAAGCAGAGAACTTCCAAACTGGCACTACCAGGAGGGTTTTATAATCAGAGAGTTTTTTACAAAAAACTGGAAGGAGACGGTATTTCTTGCTAATGCCATAGCTTATCTGGCAGAAGCCTACTGGCACCATCCTGACCTTGAGCTGTCTTTTAAAAGGTTAAAGGTAAAACTCCAGACTCATGAGGTTGGAGGTATAACACAAAAGGACTTTACACTGGCTAAAGAGATAGAGAGGATAGCTAGCATAAAACCCATCTAA
- a CDS encoding PilW family protein: MKRAFTLVELLVVMAILLIIGAGLFYAFRTVFRQSTTQALVAKQEQDVQFITSTLVNELSTVGFGIDRSKLQVLNNGTNLSDVGNAVIAINGSQIAFLSLATRRDTNAGCWGVMDAGGNLATQARNYLFKDCDSSRWGLPDDTSRVVCLDPANKALKTDCKNTLVFFKGDKDYPADFVTRYYLDSSPTASKLCASGTLTLFKRVGSDTSQPLVDCVGAFRVRYITNQGYADSVSDINSLVGIRLCMLLQVGGRQSMQSNIENFTDSCGGSIVIPNEWRYYRWAKVEVDIPLRNIR, from the coding sequence ATGAAGAGAGCTTTTACGCTGGTGGAACTTCTCGTAGTTATGGCTATACTTCTCATAATCGGCGCAGGGCTTTTCTACGCTTTTAGAACCGTCTTCAGGCAAAGCACCACTCAAGCGCTGGTGGCAAAGCAGGAGCAGGATGTGCAGTTTATCACCTCAACGCTGGTAAACGAGCTCTCCACCGTAGGCTTTGGCATAGACAGAAGCAAGCTACAAGTGCTAAACAATGGCACAAACCTTTCTGATGTTGGCAATGCGGTAATAGCCATAAACGGCAGTCAGATAGCCTTCCTGAGCCTTGCCACAAGGAGGGACACTAATGCAGGATGCTGGGGTGTGATGGACGCAGGAGGAAACCTCGCTACGCAGGCAAGGAACTACCTCTTTAAAGATTGCGACTCCTCTAGGTGGGGTCTTCCTGATGATACCTCCAGGGTAGTGTGCCTGGACCCAGCCAACAAGGCACTGAAGACAGACTGCAAGAACACTCTTGTGTTTTTTAAAGGGGATAAAGACTATCCTGCAGATTTTGTAACTCGCTACTATCTAGACAGCAGTCCTACTGCATCCAAACTCTGTGCAAGTGGTACTTTAACGCTTTTTAAGCGAGTAGGCTCAGATACTTCTCAACCCCTCGTAGATTGCGTAGGAGCTTTTAGGGTAAGGTACATAACAAACCAAGGTTATGCTGACTCTGTTTCTGACATAAACAGTCTTGTTGGCATAAGGCTTTGCATGCTCTTGCAGGTGGGAGGAAGGCAGAGCATGCAGTCAAACATAGAAAACTTCACAGACTCATGCGGGGGTTCGATAGTTATACCTAACGAGTGGAGGTATTACAGATGGGCAAAGGTAGAGGTGGACATTCCCTTGAGAAACATAAGGTAA
- a CDS encoding prepilin-type N-terminal cleavage/methylation domain-containing protein, with protein sequence MRYSKGFTIIELLVAMLILLFVMLGFLAGLLNYMRFSLDARMKGAMDKLVKDWSGYLENVPYNATAIANASPSFDSGACDPTTNQCSFESIDSDGDGIPDFYDPYNGNNNNFWNNPTSTAPWLWVSPTSSAGLPNPPPTNYTVAERRQVYVGITVATLTQSGKEIGKAFGITSWYFSPTNRQYKYESTLLIKRKP encoded by the coding sequence ATGAGATATAGCAAAGGCTTTACCATCATAGAGCTTCTTGTTGCCATGCTCATACTTCTGTTTGTGATGCTGGGCTTTCTGGCGGGGCTGTTAAACTACATGAGGTTTTCCTTAGATGCACGCATGAAGGGTGCCATGGACAAGCTGGTAAAAGACTGGTCTGGATACCTTGAAAACGTGCCATACAACGCAACCGCCATAGCTAACGCATCTCCCAGCTTTGACAGTGGCGCCTGCGACCCTACCACTAACCAGTGCAGTTTTGAAAGCATAGACTCGGATGGTGATGGCATCCCGGACTTTTACGACCCATATAACGGCAACAACAATAACTTTTGGAACAATCCCACCAGCACCGCGCCATGGCTGTGGGTGAGTCCTACTAGCAGTGCAGGCTTGCCCAATCCACCCCCCACTAACTACACGGTGGCTGAAAGAAGGCAGGTGTATGTGGGCATAACCGTTGCAACTCTGACACAGTCTGGCAAGGAGATAGGCAAAGCTTTTGGTATTACCTCCTGGTACTTTAGCCCCACAAACAGGCAGTATAAGTATGAGAGCACACTTCTTATAAAGAGGAAGCCATGA
- a CDS encoding pilus assembly FimT family protein: MDRKVRGYTITEVLIVIAILMILSGFAFLWFRNLVLNQRLKASADGVMNVLETARLYSMTGRGAKPWGVVFNDRSNTYTLFRDDNSNCRFDAGEAVRNYSTEPGVKIYTDLVVVFDKKGYPRNAMCGVGPASITVSIDEDIKNIPDNKASRVICISSFGRIRYKSDDEGATCREQ; encoded by the coding sequence ATGGATAGAAAAGTAAGGGGTTATACCATCACTGAAGTGCTTATAGTGATAGCTATTCTCATGATTCTCTCTGGCTTTGCCTTTTTGTGGTTCAGGAATTTGGTGCTCAATCAGAGGCTAAAGGCCAGCGCGGATGGTGTGATGAATGTTCTTGAGACCGCACGGCTGTACTCTATGACGGGCAGAGGTGCAAAACCCTGGGGAGTGGTCTTTAACGACAGATCAAACACCTACACTCTCTTCAGGGATGATAACTCTAACTGCCGGTTTGACGCAGGGGAAGCGGTGAGAAACTACAGCACAGAGCCCGGGGTCAAGATATATACCGACCTTGTAGTGGTCTTTGACAAGAAAGGCTATCCCAGAAACGCCATGTGTGGAGTTGGTCCTGCGAGCATAACTGTGAGCATAGACGAAGACATAAAAAATATTCCAGACAACAAAGCCAGCAGAGTCATATGCATAAGCAGTTTTGGAAGGATAAGGTACAAAAGCGATGACGAGGGTGCTACATGCAGGGAGCAGTGA